Genomic window (Lycium barbarum isolate Lr01 chromosome 2, ASM1917538v2, whole genome shotgun sequence):
AAGTATTTTCCGCGTATTGTGTATCTCTATAACAAAACTATGAATTGGAGCTAGCAATTAGGATTGTATTGAAAAGTTTTCTGCGACACACTTGACAAAGCAACAACATTAATAAACAAGGTCCAACATAAAGAAGGGATAAAATTACTGTATGAATATGATTGTGGCTAAATAAAATAAGCATTTTCTAGGAGAGTGAAACTACCAGCTATCCAACCTAATTCATCATAATTTCACCATGAGAGGGTGGAACTCTGGAGAATGAATTCATATTTTTACAAGCCAATGGATTTGTTGAATGCGTAAATTATGCAGGTAcgtttctttctttgtttttcgtACTTGGCATTAGGTTTCCTCACCGAATGATAGAATAAGAAAATTGAATCTTAAAAATGCTTAGTTATTTATGTGGAAGTAATGGCATACATTATTAGAATCTTGGTTAGGATTAGATTTCAGAAAGAAGTTTAACCATGTTTTGTCGTGGAGAACATTTTGCCAGTAGAGGCTGAATCTTTGGTGAAAGTGTGAACCCAGTCCCTTCACTCATATCGATTATCTCCCTGTTAGGCTTATCCCACTCAAAGCATTGAAGAAGTGAGCCTAGTGCCAATCCAATGACATGAATGGCTAGGTTCTCACCAGGGCAACCCCTCCTTCCTGATCCAAATGGAATAAACTTGCAGCCCTCTTTGACACCTTCAAAGCCTATAAATCTATCAGGATTGAACTTTTCTGGGTCCTCCCATACCTTGGGGTCATGATGTATGCCCCATGCATTCACTAATAGAACTGTTCCACGCGGAACTTGATAGCCTGCAACCTTACACTCTTCTGATGAAAAGTGAGGCACAAGTAAAGGGGCTGCTGGATGCATCCGCAATGTCTCATTGATGATGCATCGGATGTAAGGAAGTTGAGCAAAATCGGATTCATCAATTCGGTGGTCTTGtccaacatgattgtcaatttcaGTCTGTGCCTTCTTTAAAATTTTTGGATTGTCAAGCAAGTGTGAAAAAGCCCATTCTAATGTTACAGCTGAAGTATCTGATCCAGCTTGGAGTAGGACCTGCATGCATAAGAAAACAAAGTGTATAAACTAGTCTACAACATTTAAAGGAACAGTAGATATAGACAGAAGCAAAGACACTCTATAGGGTCAATGAGTTTGAAAGTTCCAATATCTTTCATTTTAAGATCTATATCCAGCGTAAGACACAAATAGAATTAAAATAGTCAATATTACCTACCCATACTAGATTACTATGTATATATCAATCTAGGTACACAAGCATTTAGATTCATCTAAGCATGCCTTTTTACCAAGAAACACCAGCAGTATACCAGTTTGTGTCAAATTCCATCTGAGCTTGACATATTATTAACTCAAGATAACACAAGCAAAGAAAACAATGAATGGTCATTAAGAATAAAGAATCTAGTTATAAGAAGACCTTTGCACATGCAAACAAAAGCATGTGAAGCATGTTGAAAATAATCTTCTGAGTGGATCTTCATATACAAAAAACCATATAGATGTCTGATAGTCTTACCAACATTAGGTTTCTAATTGTTTCATCTGTGTAGTATTCGGGGTCTGTTTTCTGTAAATCTAACAAGACTTCCATGATAGTTTTCTTCTTCCCTGCCAGAACCTCTGCTGAAGGAAAGGAACCACTAGTCTTTGACCGTCGATGCTCGTCTATTTCGTTTTGCATAAAGTTATCTCTCTTCTCCTGTACTTCCGTCATCTTTTCCTCAACACTATGCAATCCAAACCACCTCATGAATGGCAAGAAATCCAAAATATTAGCCTTTGGAATAATGGCTAGCGTATCTTTTGATATATCCTGGAATAGGTTAGCTTCTTTTGAGTTCTCTACTTTCTCTCCGTAATATCTTTTTCCTGCAATCATTCTTGATATCACATTGAACGTGAAGTTAAAAAGAGATGATTTCATCTCCACCATTTTTTCCGGACTCTCTATGGAGACTCGAAAGAGTCTACGAATCAGGTAGTTTATTTCATCAGAACGGATGCTTGATAGTGTCTGAATTCTATAGGAAGATAGAACTTCAAGAGAGGAAATTCTTCGAAGATTTCTCCAGTGCTCTCCATAAGAGGACCAGGCAAGGCTGGTAAAATTGTACCCGAAATGCTTACCACTGAGAAAATCAGGGCGATTGGCAAAGATGATATCATTTTTGGTAAAGCATTCTTCTGCTGCTGAAGGTGATGAAACTAGGAGGACAGGCCGAGAGCCAAACTGAAGAAAGACTACTGGACCATAACGATTCGAGACTTTGAATAAGGCTCTGTGGAAAGGTTTACCCAATAAGTAGAGATGGCCAATGAAAGGTAGTGTTGGAAAGGGGCTAGGGGGAAGGTTTTGTAGCTTGTGAAGAAAATGATGGCTGATGATATAAAGAACAAAGAAAAGAACTGGGAAATACAGATAAAGGCTGTCCATGGATCATTAAAAAGAAATGATGAAGATGTTCAGTATTGTAGTATTATGCCTGATAATTATCTAGTTTTATTAGCTTGTTGTATTAAGATCTGTGCATCTTAGACAAGAATAATACTATTAAATCTTGGTTAATTAGACAAGAAGTCTCTGCTGGCTAGGTATTTGTTTAATCCCTATAATGTAGGTTAGTTGTAGAAAATTATTAATTATAGAAAAGTTATCCTTGTAAACCAACAAGAAGGAATTAGATACTAACAAAGTAAACATCCCATAAAGAGGACCTTTGGATGATTGATGACGAATGGCAAGACGCAATTTCTGGCTGTACTCTAATTTAGGTTCATTTGTCCAGGTTAGACAACATAGGATTTTTGGAGCAATGGCCTTTACTtgccatttttttgcgcggattgcccttcttttggagtggtctctaaattttgcccctcatatttgtggtctttaaattatgcccctcatattgttggtctttaatttttgccctttgcgtTGCAACCCTgggcgttcacgcagaaatcataaggttctgggttcgaacccccgctcaagcataaattaaaaaaaaaacttgcaaggcaagatttgggtcgcgtgtatgccggacccagcatacatttgttaaggaattaccaaagttatgccggacccggcatactctgccttatgggcagacttggcataagtatgccgggtccaacataactttggtaattccttaacaagtttatgccgggtccggcataactttggtaattccttaacaagtttatgctggGTCAGCCGTATTTATGGACAAACTTTTAATGGGACCAGACCAGTAAATCATAACAAACCAATAAAGAATGTGGATGTTTTGTTCTACCTAAATGTATCTTAATGCATATTCAGGTCTTAAAATGTTGCAAATGTATCTCAGTCTGTTAGTATTTGCACTTACCAAGTTGTGCAAATTGACACATCCTATGATGCACCAGTAGATAAAATATAAAAACAATATCAACCTTTTATGAGCATGCTTTGTTTCTGCCAATGTATGATCTGTTTCTTTCCCAGCGTCACTGCCTGGCTGATGTTAAGTTCAATTTGGTTGCCAATATGCGGAGTTTGAACAAACCAAATTTGGCTTATaaaacaaagtctatgtcttaaggaaaaattatgtcttatggggcatacttttagttatgccttaattaaaagtctgtcccataaggcataactaggaaaaaacttttagttaaggcttaactaaaagtttgcccataagtatgccggatccggcataaacttgtgaaggaattatcaaagttatgccggatccggcatgcTTATgctaagtctgcccataaggcataagtatgccgggtccggcataactttggtaattccttaacaagtgtatgccggtgggggcatagcgaaatttaaactctgccttgtgattttttttaaaagttttgactgagtgggggttcgaacttggaacccatgggttttagccgaagggcaaaatttaaagatttcaaatatgaggggcaaaatttaaagaccaccccaaaagaaggcgcAGAATTGCCCTTTACTTGCCTCTAATCTTTTCTTTCTTAAGGTTAGTTTACGGACAGCTTGAAGTGCACAAATACCCGATTTTGGGACACTATTTAAGCTGTAGTTGAAGTTCAAATTTTTTGCCAGTTTAGCCACTTTGGGATCAGCTTAATACATACGGGACTGAAGTTGCAAAAATATGTGTTTGAAGTTGCAACAAATGTAAGTTTTGTTAGTATGACCGAATTTCAACCATATATGACCAAGGTGTTCAAGTATATTTGCACTTCAAGGGTGGATATAGAAAATTATAGTACTATTATGTAGGACAAAAATTGCTTGTTACACGTATATACtaaattttgaacacccttaaCAAATCGTGACTACTACCTTTCATCAACACATGTgatggaaagaaatcacctaaGTTTTTTTTCTCTCGCTTCTGTTATCTTGATTTCAACGTTGTAATGTCATATGCTAAGCTTACGTTTTCTTCTTTAAACGTTCATTGTTTGTTTGTGTACTGTTACTGGTTGATAGGAACCTAATCCATTTAATATGAGACTGCAGAAATCTAGTACAGTtgaaaaacaaacgcacttggcCTTTTcctgtattattattattattattttatatttcTCCTTTTGTTCCATTTTTTCCACTTTCTTTATTTAATCTATTTGATAGAAGCATCTTACGTGGTTGAAAAAGTCCTAAATAGATTTAATTTGAGATAACATGGTAGGGACCCCTAACATCACCGGTGATAAATGTCAATTTGTCATATGCATGCATAGCAGTTAAAAAGAAAGTAAACTTGTTTTGGTGATAAATGTCAATTTGTCATATGCATGCATAGCAGTAAAAAAGAAAGTaacttgttttttcttttttctcgcCCACCCGCCCCTTTTTTTTATTAAGATTATAATCCTCAAATTATATCTGATTCATGTGATCATGTCAAATAAAGAGAAGGCAAAAAGGGCTACTAAATTAAATTAATAGGAGAAGTATAAGGAGCTAAGTATTGAGTTTTATGGGAAAACGATCTCTTACTTCATAGAGTATGTTACTCGTAAGTTTACATCTCTTTTGTTTATTATATTCAACAACCTCTCCAACTATAGCAAAGACTCGTATTTTCAGTCATTCCTCCACAATATTTTACGGGGTGTTTACGCTGTATGGTCGTTGCCTAAAATTATAGCcggcaaatatatattttttgtatattataaAAGAGGATTTGAAGCTTGGATTATTTTCTAGAGTTCATTCTTAATCTTACCCTTTTCCTTTCTTGATTTCTATGTTCTTTTGGGTGAATATTTGATTATTATTATGGTTGACTTATCTTGTTTCTCGGGTTATGAGATCTGGACACGATGATTGCTAGAATTTTTATATTTTCTTAATGAGTTAGATTTATTGTATTGAGTTATTCAGAGGCggtttggatgagcttaaaaaagcagcttataagctgctttagataagttaagccaaacgggctcaattatttttttgggcttattttaagcacaaaatgactttaagctggccaaccaaacactaaaaaaaaattaaaaataacttataagctgttttcagcaacttataagtcaatccaaacgggctcttaattaaTCTTGAGCTTAATGGTTTGATTACTTTATCAACAGTAACTACTATGTATGAATCTTGATTCAAGCTTGAAGGAGATTGCAATAAAATTGAATACGACTAGTTCATAAACCTAGGCATCAGGGGCGTGTTATGCAAATAGGATAGAAATAGGTACTTATTCGTCTTGGTTAGTCAATAAAAGGAATTCGCTAAGGCGTTGTTGTGACTATAATTAATCTAGAAGGTTAGTGGTCCAGATAATTAATTTATTTAAGTGAATAGAAGACTTTAACAGGATTGTCATGTGAACATCATCAATCTAGAACCATTCAGCCATCATAATTGTTAAGCTTCCAAGCATGCATTTATTTGTTTCATTAATTACTGTAATTTCTTAGA
Coding sequences:
- the LOC132627805 gene encoding cytochrome P450 81Q32-like, giving the protein MDSLYLYFPVLFFVLYIISHHFLHKLQNLPPSPFPTLPFIGHLYLLGKPFHRALFKVSNRYGPVVFLQFGSRPVLLVSSPSAAEECFTKNDIIFANRPDFLSGKHFGYNFTSLAWSSYGEHWRNLRRISSLEVLSSYRIQTLSSIRSDEINYLIRRLFRVSIESPEKMVEMKSSLFNFTFNVISRMIAGKRYYGEKVENSKEANLFQDISKDTLAIIPKANILDFLPFMRWFGLHSVEEKMTEVQEKRDNFMQNEIDEHRRSKTSGSFPSAEVLAGKKKTIMEVLLDLQKTDPEYYTDETIRNLMLVLLQAGSDTSAVTLEWAFSHLLDNPKILKKAQTEIDNHVGQDHRIDESDFAQLPYIRCIINETLRMHPAAPLLVPHFSSEECKVAGYQVPRGTVLLVNAWGIHHDPKVWEDPEKFNPDRFIGFEGVKEGCKFIPFGSGRRGCPGENLAIHVIGLALGSLLQCFEWDKPNREIIDMSEGTGFTLSPKIQPLLAKCSPRQNMVKLLSEI